One genomic region from Arthrobacter sp. FB24 encodes:
- a CDS encoding flavin reductase family protein, protein MTQEVMGAIDTRELRHVFGTFATGVTVVTCRSDGGVPHGATVNAFTAVSLDPPLAQVTLTRTSRAARYLEGAAFAINILSLEQMDVALHFAGKVLDEEPEWTLDGNVPVLTRNAATLECRPWNVYDGGDHIIVVGEVIGMEITKREPLLFFGGKFRQIGRLVEGAPWDHSGDAPESGWFAGSSSFKPLHGSTR, encoded by the coding sequence ATGACTCAGGAAGTCATGGGGGCCATTGACACACGCGAACTGCGGCACGTCTTTGGCACGTTTGCCACCGGCGTCACGGTGGTGACATGTCGGTCCGACGGCGGCGTCCCGCACGGCGCCACGGTCAATGCCTTCACCGCCGTCTCCCTGGATCCGCCGCTCGCCCAGGTCACCCTGACCCGGACCTCGCGGGCCGCCCGCTACCTCGAAGGTGCCGCCTTCGCCATCAACATCCTGTCCCTCGAACAGATGGATGTTGCCCTGCATTTCGCCGGCAAGGTCCTCGACGAGGAGCCGGAATGGACCCTGGACGGAAACGTCCCGGTGCTAACCCGGAATGCCGCCACGCTCGAATGCCGGCCGTGGAACGTCTACGACGGCGGCGACCACATCATCGTCGTGGGCGAGGTCATCGGCATGGAAATCACCAAGCGGGAACCGCTCCTGTTCTTCGGCGGCAAATTCCGCCAGATCGGCCGGCTCGTTGAGGGGGCCCCTTGGGACCACTCCGGCGACGCCCCGGAATCGGGCTGGTTCGCCGGCTCCAGCTCCTTCAAGCCGCTCCACGGCTCCACACGCTAA
- a CDS encoding 4-hydroxyphenylacetate 3-hydroxylase family protein: protein MTEIVDQSVPATDSSASSTPSMSERTTPANPKMPMTGDEYIKSLQDDREVWIYGERVKDVTTHPAFRNSIRMAARLYDAMHKPEMQDKLMVPTDTGSGGKTMSFFRTPHSVEDLKKDRLAIETWSRMSYGWLGRSPDYKAAFLGTLGGNTDFYDPFQENAKRWYKESQEKVLYWNHAIINPPVDRHLPADQVGDVFMKVEKETGSGLIVSGAKVVATGSAITNYNFIAHYGLPIKRKEFALICTVPMDAPGVKLISRASYAHQAAVMGTPFDYPLSSRMDENDSVFIFDKVLIPWENVFAYGDVEKINNFFPQTGFINRFTFQGVIRLATKLDFIAGLLMKALEVAGTQDFRGVQTRVGEVLGWRNMFHALIDGMTLNPDQGPNGTVLPKLDYGLSYRMFMAIGYPRIKEIIEQDVASGLIYLNSSALDFKTPEIRPYLDKYIRGSDGVEAVDRVKLMKLLWDSIGTEFGGRHELYERNYSGNHENVKAEILFAAQAQGTTDYMKGFADQCLAEYDLDGWTVPDLISNDDVSLFLKRS, encoded by the coding sequence ATGACCGAAATTGTTGACCAGTCAGTTCCCGCTACCGATTCCTCGGCGTCCTCCACGCCGTCGATGAGTGAGAGAACAACGCCGGCGAATCCGAAGATGCCGATGACCGGGGATGAGTACATTAAGTCTTTACAGGATGACCGCGAGGTCTGGATTTACGGTGAGCGTGTCAAGGACGTGACTACCCACCCGGCGTTCCGGAACTCGATCAGGATGGCCGCCCGGCTGTACGACGCAATGCACAAGCCCGAGATGCAGGACAAGCTGATGGTGCCCACGGACACCGGCTCCGGTGGCAAGACGATGTCCTTCTTCCGCACCCCGCACAGCGTCGAGGATCTGAAGAAGGACCGCTTAGCGATCGAGACCTGGTCCCGCATGAGCTACGGATGGCTGGGCCGCTCACCGGATTACAAGGCCGCGTTCCTGGGCACCTTGGGCGGCAACACGGACTTCTACGATCCGTTCCAGGAGAACGCCAAGCGCTGGTACAAGGAATCTCAGGAGAAGGTCCTGTACTGGAACCATGCGATCATCAACCCGCCGGTGGACCGGCACCTCCCGGCGGACCAGGTCGGCGATGTGTTCATGAAGGTCGAGAAGGAAACCGGCTCGGGCCTGATCGTCTCCGGTGCAAAGGTCGTTGCCACCGGGTCCGCGATCACCAACTACAATTTCATCGCGCACTACGGCCTGCCGATCAAGCGCAAGGAATTCGCACTGATCTGCACCGTGCCGATGGACGCCCCGGGTGTGAAGCTGATCAGCCGGGCCTCCTACGCCCACCAGGCCGCTGTGATGGGCACCCCGTTCGACTACCCGCTGTCGAGCCGGATGGACGAGAACGACTCTGTCTTCATCTTCGACAAGGTCCTAATCCCGTGGGAGAACGTCTTCGCCTACGGGGACGTGGAGAAGATCAACAACTTCTTCCCGCAGACCGGCTTCATCAACCGCTTCACCTTCCAGGGTGTGATCCGTCTCGCCACCAAGCTCGACTTCATCGCCGGGCTGCTGATGAAGGCCCTGGAAGTCGCCGGAACGCAGGACTTCCGCGGCGTCCAGACCCGGGTGGGCGAGGTCCTGGGCTGGCGCAACATGTTCCATGCGTTGATCGACGGCATGACCCTGAACCCCGACCAGGGCCCCAACGGCACCGTGCTGCCCAAGCTCGACTACGGACTGTCCTACCGGATGTTCATGGCCATCGGCTACCCGCGGATCAAGGAAATCATCGAACAAGACGTCGCATCCGGCCTGATCTACCTGAACTCCTCAGCCCTGGACTTCAAGACCCCGGAAATCCGGCCCTACCTGGACAAGTACATCCGCGGCTCTGACGGCGTAGAGGCCGTGGATCGGGTCAAGTTGATGAAGCTGCTCTGGGACTCCATCGGCACCGAGTTTGGCGGCCGGCATGAACTCTACGAGCGGAACTACTCCGGCAACCACGAGAATGTGAAGGCCGAGATCCTCTTCGCCGCGCAGGCCCAGGGCACCACGGACTACATGAAGGGCTTCGCTGACCAGTGCCTCGCCGAATACGACCTGGACGGCTGGACCGTGCCCGACCTGATCAGCAACGACGACGTCAGCCTCTTCCTCAAGCGCAGCTAG
- a CDS encoding maleylacetate reductase, translating to MGLAFEHVTLGQRVLFGTGTAAPSLASEVARLGARRVMVITSNRARETAYRIAADVEVALWHHDVAMHVPIETARKARAAAGEHGIDLLVCVGGGSTTGLAKAIAMTLRLPIIAVPTTYAGSEATNVWGLTEASRKTTGVDDAVLPVTVIYDAALTLALPVAMSVASGLNGIAHCIDSMWAPGADPINAALGAEGIRALSHGLPLIAEDPAGTEGREQALYGAYLSAVAFASAGSGLHHKICHVLGGAFNLPHAQVHATVLPYVLAFNAPYASDSEARIAAAFGTADALTGLQELRNRLDAPKALSDYGLTADGAAEAAAVVQPTVPASNPRPVTTENLTRLLQAALSGEDPRCLLEH from the coding sequence ATGGGTCTGGCTTTTGAGCATGTGACTCTGGGCCAGCGTGTCCTCTTCGGCACCGGCACGGCCGCTCCGAGCCTCGCCTCCGAAGTGGCCCGCCTAGGTGCGCGGCGCGTGATGGTGATCACCTCGAACCGCGCGAGGGAAACGGCATACAGAATAGCTGCCGACGTCGAGGTGGCGCTGTGGCACCACGACGTGGCGATGCACGTGCCCATAGAAACCGCACGGAAGGCCCGCGCCGCCGCGGGTGAGCACGGCATCGACCTGCTTGTCTGTGTGGGCGGGGGTTCGACGACGGGACTCGCTAAGGCGATCGCGATGACCTTGCGCCTGCCGATCATTGCCGTGCCCACCACCTATGCGGGCTCGGAAGCCACCAACGTGTGGGGCCTAACCGAAGCATCTCGAAAAACCACCGGAGTGGACGATGCCGTCCTGCCCGTCACCGTCATCTACGACGCGGCACTGACGCTAGCCCTGCCGGTGGCCATGTCCGTTGCCTCCGGACTGAACGGCATTGCACACTGCATCGACTCCATGTGGGCCCCCGGCGCAGACCCCATCAACGCAGCGCTCGGCGCCGAAGGCATCCGCGCCCTCAGCCACGGCCTGCCCCTCATCGCCGAAGACCCCGCAGGTACCGAGGGGCGCGAGCAGGCCCTGTATGGCGCCTACCTCTCCGCCGTCGCGTTCGCGTCCGCCGGCTCCGGGTTGCACCACAAAATCTGCCATGTCCTGGGCGGCGCTTTCAACCTCCCCCATGCCCAGGTCCACGCCACCGTACTTCCTTACGTTCTCGCGTTCAACGCCCCCTATGCTTCCGACTCCGAAGCTCGCATCGCCGCAGCGTTCGGCACAGCCGACGCACTGACCGGACTACAGGAACTGCGCAATCGTCTTGACGCACCCAAAGCTCTGTCTGACTACGGTTTGACCGCGGACGGGGCCGCCGAAGCCGCCGCCGTCGTCCAGCCGACCGTACCGGCATCGAACCCCCGCCCCGTCACGACCGAGAACCTCACCCGCCTCCTCCAGGCAGCACTGAGCGGCGAGGACCCCCGGTGCCTCCTGGAGCATTGA
- a CDS encoding M56 family metallopeptidase, which yields MEKKPLASPAVVPRVNVLAFPAPTTGLYLLFIAALLAVGLFVGSWMHNVVLGKEWIQALKGCLPLEVDQQRGCTAPAEFRRGLWSLAGALLVAGLAVVVLFAVPSVIRRRRLLKPPMAKHEAVVKRFAELASQAGLLRMPKLYIGPARMGDAFSFGRPGSPAVALPPKIVGLLVRPGPADGVLLHEFAHIRHRDVELAWMARSAWYVALLVLLFPIVGALWEGPSILPFYLWRAALLAVVVEIVTAALLRAREHDADLRATAELPSFEAVRSGLGLLGAGIPRNWLRRLRMRHPTRSERLDVLESPHLAAGSSLLQALSAGFLAGVLGPLVVSTATPLLAGTDITLGGIWTSAAVTGSLLGLTVGLDVWRSQFVDTLARGTDGPGLQRLHGVFTTAVGVSMGLALGQLVSLAGIGQDVSAAFDPMTLIAPIVVGLGTVFICAAFGAVCLPLAHLVTRPWHFWLPAVVLNIAIFLVATWMGDSLDLALTGFGYSGAYLWTQYGYDEWPGIALAVLLTVVALLASLMEPTSRRRGTRDWMYFPGHTSGSTHSRPALSATGSTLRFPLFLGFAAGLAGSIFLVSQLLLISPINSNGAAAQANYIWVWTTVVCWIASGAILCLINPVTGPAQVFIAGPLSLGLCALGVAVFWFASTDSAPLDVLLSIWSPAMARGLAVSIMLVGLVVPIRYAIRVAAHPRYRKGPRRVR from the coding sequence GTGGAAAAGAAGCCGTTAGCATCACCCGCGGTGGTTCCCCGCGTCAATGTACTTGCATTTCCGGCACCGACTACGGGCTTGTATCTCCTTTTCATTGCCGCGCTCCTTGCCGTTGGACTGTTCGTGGGGTCCTGGATGCACAACGTGGTCCTCGGGAAAGAGTGGATTCAGGCGCTCAAAGGCTGCCTTCCCTTGGAAGTTGATCAGCAGCGGGGCTGCACGGCACCCGCGGAGTTCAGACGTGGTTTGTGGTCACTGGCGGGTGCACTTTTGGTGGCCGGGCTCGCTGTCGTGGTGCTATTCGCCGTCCCCTCTGTGATCAGGCGCCGCCGTTTACTCAAGCCGCCGATGGCAAAGCATGAGGCGGTGGTTAAGCGCTTTGCTGAGTTGGCTTCGCAGGCAGGTTTGCTCCGGATGCCCAAACTGTACATCGGACCTGCCAGGATGGGCGATGCCTTCTCGTTCGGGAGACCGGGTTCGCCCGCTGTAGCGCTTCCACCAAAGATCGTGGGCTTATTGGTGCGGCCAGGGCCGGCGGATGGCGTGCTGCTCCACGAGTTCGCGCACATCCGGCACCGGGACGTAGAACTGGCCTGGATGGCACGTAGCGCTTGGTATGTGGCGCTCCTTGTCCTTTTGTTCCCTATAGTGGGGGCTTTGTGGGAGGGCCCTTCCATTCTCCCCTTCTATCTTTGGCGCGCGGCTTTGCTTGCCGTTGTCGTGGAGATCGTGACGGCCGCTTTGCTAAGGGCACGTGAGCATGACGCGGACCTTCGAGCTACTGCTGAGCTGCCATCGTTTGAGGCAGTAAGGTCCGGTTTGGGCCTGCTGGGCGCGGGCATTCCCCGCAATTGGCTTCGGCGCTTGCGAATGCGCCATCCGACGCGGAGCGAACGGCTCGATGTCCTTGAGTCACCGCATCTGGCGGCCGGCAGCAGCCTTCTCCAAGCCCTCTCCGCAGGATTCCTAGCCGGAGTTCTGGGTCCACTCGTGGTCAGCACAGCGACGCCACTGCTGGCTGGAACAGACATCACTCTCGGCGGAATCTGGACATCAGCGGCCGTGACGGGTTCACTCCTGGGATTGACCGTCGGTCTCGACGTCTGGAGATCACAATTCGTTGATACCTTGGCTCGTGGAACCGATGGGCCCGGTTTGCAGAGGCTGCACGGAGTCTTTACGACGGCAGTGGGTGTGTCAATGGGATTGGCCCTTGGACAACTCGTCTCGTTGGCAGGGATCGGTCAGGACGTCTCCGCCGCGTTCGACCCCATGACGTTGATCGCCCCCATAGTTGTCGGTCTTGGAACAGTCTTTATCTGCGCAGCCTTCGGAGCTGTGTGCCTGCCCTTAGCGCATCTTGTGACACGACCTTGGCACTTCTGGTTACCTGCCGTAGTGCTGAACATCGCTATCTTTCTAGTGGCAACCTGGATGGGAGACAGCCTGGACCTAGCGTTGACGGGCTTCGGGTATTCGGGGGCCTACCTATGGACACAGTATGGCTACGACGAATGGCCAGGAATTGCTTTGGCAGTGTTGCTGACTGTCGTTGCATTGCTCGCCTCGCTCATGGAACCCACGTCACGTCGGCGCGGAACCAGGGATTGGATGTACTTCCCGGGCCATACATCCGGATCAACACATTCGAGGCCCGCGCTTTCAGCGACCGGCAGTACGCTCCGTTTTCCGCTGTTTTTGGGCTTCGCGGCAGGCCTTGCGGGGAGCATTTTCCTGGTCTCGCAACTGCTGCTCATCAGTCCTATCAATTCAAATGGCGCTGCTGCCCAGGCTAATTACATTTGGGTATGGACGACCGTGGTCTGTTGGATAGCCTCGGGGGCAATTCTCTGCTTAATCAACCCCGTCACTGGTCCAGCGCAAGTATTCATCGCCGGGCCATTGAGCTTGGGCCTATGTGCCCTCGGCGTGGCTGTTTTCTGGTTCGCAAGCACAGACTCGGCCCCGTTGGACGTTCTTTTGTCCATCTGGTCTCCCGCCATGGCGCGTGGTCTTGCGGTCTCAATAATGCTTGTCGGCTTGGTAGTCCCTATTCGTTACGCCATCCGAGTGGCAGCCCACCCCCGGTATCGCAAAGGGCCGCGGAGGGTTCGTTGA
- a CDS encoding amylo-alpha-1,6-glucosidase, translating into MPGWNVHDSAVRGGTGEVTLVQGTSFCVSSANGDMSASKPQGVFFEDTRYLSEWKLTVNDLPLEALSAATPEPFHAVFMGRTLRHDHADSSVLVERDRQLGANLTETITVHNYAREPFHCRLEVLADADFADLFEVKECRQAHRISRVRHATRERLTVESERPGDERSITVALTGARIEGRRLLVAMKVPSHTAWSVTLSAVPRRPGAVGRGAGLRGHQPDAFQRVMKWRAAMPTAELSDETVERTFSRSQDDLGSLRIFNPDHPDRAVVAAGAPWFMALFGRDSLFASFMSLLLDPSLARGTLLTLADYQGTKVDPGTEEEPGRILHEVRLGASHGLALGGSGVYYGSVDATPLFVAVLAELSRWGLDDAACRALLPAADRALSWMDEYGDRDGDGFIEYQRKTDHGLRNQGWKDSGDGINFADGTLAEPPIALGEVQGYAYAAYMGRALLARASGDAETAEICVGKASRLKQAFNDRFWLPDRGYFAIALDKDKKPVDALASNMGHCLWAGIVDDDRAVHVAEHLMSPEMFTGWGIRTLASNMGAYNPASYHNGSVWPHDNAIAAAGLMRYGFVTEAQKIAYALLEAADHFNGRLPELFCGLDRGRYPAPVPYPASCSPQAWASAAPVQLIRTLLRFDPGLPWDDLWLAPTLPARDTYFHLDNVPFAGEGRISIHIDAGTVSVHGLPDDIRLRLEARPTLHELLKLRTPGTAGRE; encoded by the coding sequence ATGCCCGGATGGAACGTCCATGACAGTGCGGTCCGGGGTGGGACCGGAGAAGTGACCCTGGTTCAGGGGACTTCGTTCTGCGTTTCGAGCGCTAACGGGGACATGTCAGCGAGTAAACCCCAGGGCGTCTTCTTTGAGGACACCCGGTATCTCAGCGAGTGGAAACTTACCGTAAACGATTTACCCCTTGAAGCGCTTTCGGCCGCGACACCGGAACCTTTCCATGCTGTCTTCATGGGACGGACTCTGCGGCACGATCATGCTGACAGCTCCGTACTGGTCGAGCGGGACCGCCAGCTCGGGGCAAATCTGACGGAGACCATTACCGTGCACAACTACGCCCGGGAACCTTTTCACTGCCGTCTCGAAGTGCTGGCGGACGCGGATTTTGCGGACCTTTTCGAAGTCAAGGAATGCCGGCAGGCGCACCGCATCAGCCGCGTCCGCCATGCGACACGGGAGCGGCTCACCGTTGAGTCCGAACGGCCCGGCGACGAGCGGAGCATCACGGTCGCCCTGACCGGCGCCAGAATTGAAGGACGACGTCTCCTGGTGGCGATGAAAGTACCGTCCCACACCGCGTGGTCCGTGACCCTCTCGGCTGTCCCGCGCCGGCCAGGGGCAGTTGGCCGGGGCGCCGGGCTGCGGGGACATCAGCCGGACGCCTTTCAACGCGTGATGAAATGGAGGGCTGCCATGCCTACCGCGGAGCTCTCGGACGAGACGGTGGAGCGAACATTCAGCCGCAGCCAGGATGACCTGGGATCACTGCGTATCTTCAACCCCGATCACCCGGACCGCGCGGTTGTGGCCGCGGGCGCGCCCTGGTTCATGGCTCTTTTTGGCCGGGACAGCCTGTTCGCCTCGTTCATGTCTCTCCTTCTCGATCCGTCCCTGGCGAGAGGAACCCTGCTGACATTGGCCGACTACCAGGGAACAAAAGTGGACCCTGGCACGGAAGAAGAACCGGGGAGGATCCTTCATGAGGTCCGGCTCGGGGCCAGCCATGGCCTGGCGTTGGGCGGCAGCGGCGTGTACTACGGCTCGGTGGATGCAACGCCGCTCTTCGTTGCCGTGCTGGCGGAGCTCAGCAGATGGGGACTCGACGACGCCGCGTGCCGCGCTCTTCTTCCCGCGGCAGACCGGGCGCTGAGCTGGATGGATGAATACGGCGACCGCGACGGTGACGGATTCATCGAATATCAGCGGAAGACCGACCACGGCCTGCGCAACCAGGGCTGGAAGGACTCCGGGGACGGGATAAATTTCGCGGACGGGACCCTGGCCGAGCCGCCGATAGCTCTCGGCGAGGTCCAAGGCTACGCGTATGCGGCATACATGGGCAGGGCGCTGCTGGCCCGTGCCAGTGGCGACGCGGAGACCGCCGAGATCTGCGTTGGCAAGGCATCCAGACTCAAGCAGGCCTTCAACGACCGGTTCTGGCTGCCGGATCGGGGATACTTCGCGATCGCCCTGGACAAAGACAAAAAGCCCGTTGACGCCCTGGCCTCGAACATGGGGCATTGCCTCTGGGCCGGCATCGTCGACGATGACAGGGCGGTCCATGTCGCCGAGCACCTGATGTCTCCTGAAATGTTTACCGGCTGGGGTATCAGGACGCTGGCATCCAATATGGGTGCCTACAACCCTGCCAGCTACCACAACGGCTCGGTGTGGCCGCACGACAACGCCATCGCAGCGGCGGGCCTCATGCGATACGGATTTGTCACCGAGGCGCAGAAGATTGCCTATGCCCTCCTCGAAGCCGCAGACCACTTCAATGGCCGGCTGCCTGAACTGTTCTGCGGCCTGGACCGGGGCAGGTACCCCGCGCCCGTCCCCTACCCCGCCTCCTGTTCCCCGCAGGCCTGGGCCTCCGCAGCGCCGGTGCAACTGATCCGGACACTCCTCCGCTTTGACCCCGGGCTCCCTTGGGATGATCTGTGGCTGGCCCCCACCCTGCCCGCCCGGGACACCTACTTCCATCTGGACAACGTCCCGTTCGCCGGCGAAGGCCGGATCTCCATCCACATCGACGCCGGAACCGTCAGCGTCCACGGACTACCAGACGACATCCGGCTCCGGCTCGAAGCGCGCCCGACCCTCCATGAGCTCCTCAAGCTCAGGACGCCCGGGACTGCCGGAAGGGAATGA
- the rox gene encoding rifampin monooxygenase has protein sequence MFDVIISGGGPTGMMLASELRLHEVDVLVLEKDAEPGNAVRSLGLHPRSIEIMDQRGLLDRFLAHGQQYPGVGGFAAIDKPRTANLDTAHGYVLGIPQPVTDGLLAERAGELGAQIRRGCEVTMVEQGRDGVDVGLGDGTRLRSRWLVGCDGGRSLVRRLLGIGFPGEPATTEWLLGEVEVTTPPGELAEVAGEVRKTHKGFGIGPTGNGLYRAVVPAATVAEDRSVPPTLEEFRTQLRAYAGTDFGAHSPRSLSRFSDATRLAERYRVGRVLLAGDAAHVHPPLGGQGLNLGIQDAFNLGWKLAAEVNGWAPEGLLDSYYAERHPVAEDVLTITRAQSELLSTEPGPQAVRRLMTELMDFEDVRQFLAEKITAIGIRYNFGEGPELLGKRLRDIPLSRGRLYELTREGRGLLLDQTGELSVTGWTDRIDHVADVSGELDAPAVLLRPDGHVAWIGEDQTDLLRHLPTWFGAASEDPLVRAAPGAGQNQ, from the coding sequence ATGTTCGACGTGATTATTAGCGGCGGCGGCCCGACCGGGATGATGCTGGCCAGCGAGCTGCGACTGCACGAGGTGGACGTGCTCGTGCTGGAGAAGGACGCGGAGCCAGGAAATGCAGTCCGCTCGCTCGGCCTGCACCCGCGCAGCATCGAGATCATGGACCAGCGCGGGCTGCTGGACAGGTTCCTCGCACACGGGCAGCAGTATCCCGGTGTCGGCGGCTTCGCCGCGATCGACAAACCCCGAACCGCGAACCTGGACACCGCACACGGTTACGTCCTCGGCATCCCCCAGCCGGTCACCGACGGCCTGCTGGCCGAGCGCGCCGGCGAGCTCGGCGCGCAGATCCGCCGCGGCTGCGAGGTGACGATGGTTGAGCAGGGCAGGGACGGGGTGGACGTCGGGCTCGGCGACGGCACACGGTTGCGCTCACGCTGGCTGGTCGGGTGCGACGGCGGACGCAGCCTGGTGCGCAGACTGCTCGGCATCGGCTTCCCCGGCGAGCCCGCCACTACCGAGTGGCTCCTCGGCGAGGTGGAGGTGACCACGCCGCCGGGCGAGCTCGCGGAGGTGGCGGGCGAGGTGCGAAAGACCCACAAGGGGTTCGGCATCGGTCCCACCGGTAACGGCCTGTACCGGGCCGTCGTTCCGGCGGCGACGGTGGCCGAGGACCGTTCGGTCCCGCCTACTCTGGAAGAGTTCCGGACGCAGCTGCGGGCTTATGCGGGAACTGACTTCGGCGCCCACTCACCACGGTCGCTGTCCAGGTTTAGCGACGCGACACGGCTTGCCGAGCGATATCGAGTGGGCCGGGTTCTGCTCGCTGGCGACGCGGCCCACGTCCACCCGCCGTTGGGAGGTCAGGGTTTGAACCTGGGAATCCAGGACGCGTTCAACCTCGGATGGAAGCTCGCGGCCGAGGTCAACGGGTGGGCACCGGAGGGGCTGCTGGACAGTTATTACGCCGAGCGTCACCCTGTCGCCGAGGACGTGCTGACCATCACCCGGGCCCAGAGCGAGTTGCTCTCCACCGAGCCCGGCCCGCAGGCTGTGCGCCGGCTGATGACCGAGCTGATGGACTTCGAGGACGTCCGCCAGTTCCTGGCCGAGAAGATCACCGCGATCGGGATCCGCTACAACTTCGGCGAAGGGCCCGAGCTGCTTGGCAAACGGCTACGCGATATTCCTCTCTCACGCGGTCGTCTCTACGAGCTCACTCGTGAAGGCCGCGGGCTCCTGCTGGACCAGACCGGCGAACTCTCCGTGACGGGATGGACGGATCGGATCGACCATGTCGCGGACGTCAGCGGAGAACTGGACGCACCTGCGGTCCTGCTCCGACCGGACGGCCACGTCGCATGGATCGGCGAAGACCAGACCGACCTGCTCCGCCACCTGCCCACATGGTTCGGAGCCGCCTCGGAGGACCCGCTCGTCCGCGCAGCCCCAGGCGCCGGCCAGAACCAATGA
- a CDS encoding AGE family epimerase/isomerase, which produces MTWLNSAAHARWLEAETDRLINFAAGSKVPTGFGWLDNNGAVFTDKPTHLWITARMVHSFAVAALMGRPGAATLVDHGIAALNGVFHDDEFGGWYAEVDGNGPVNDTKSGYQHSFVLLAAASAVAANRPGARELLDEALRIADTRFWDHNAGMCFDSWNREFTETEAYRGGNASMHSVEAYLIVADVTGDNRWLERALHIAEVLIHDFARNNDYRVFEHFDPEWNPMPEYNTDDRASQFRAYGGTPGHWVEWARLLLHVRAGLEARGMEVPAWLLDDARGLFDAAIRDAWEPDGHPGFVYTVDWEGKPVVTTRIRWVPAEAIGGAAALYIATGDQKYADWYERIWDHARDWFIDYEHGSWKQELDENGNVTSTVWSGKADIYHLWHCLVVPRLPLAPGLAPAVAAGLLDARLAASR; this is translated from the coding sequence ATGACGTGGCTGAACAGCGCCGCTCACGCGCGATGGCTCGAGGCCGAAACCGATCGGCTGATCAATTTCGCCGCGGGGTCAAAGGTGCCCACCGGATTCGGCTGGCTCGACAACAACGGTGCTGTGTTCACCGACAAGCCGACCCACCTCTGGATTACCGCGCGGATGGTTCATAGTTTCGCGGTCGCTGCCCTGATGGGGCGGCCAGGCGCTGCGACACTCGTCGACCACGGCATCGCCGCCCTCAACGGAGTTTTCCACGATGATGAGTTCGGCGGCTGGTATGCCGAGGTAGACGGGAACGGACCGGTAAACGACACCAAGTCCGGTTACCAGCACTCATTCGTGCTCCTCGCCGCTGCCAGCGCCGTTGCGGCCAACCGCCCGGGCGCCAGGGAATTGCTCGACGAGGCACTGCGAATCGCTGACACGAGGTTCTGGGACCACAACGCCGGCATGTGCTTTGACTCGTGGAACCGGGAATTTACGGAAACGGAAGCATACCGTGGCGGGAACGCGAGCATGCACTCCGTCGAGGCGTACCTCATCGTCGCCGATGTGACCGGGGACAACCGCTGGCTCGAACGGGCGCTCCACATCGCCGAGGTGCTCATCCACGACTTTGCTCGCAACAACGACTACCGGGTCTTCGAGCACTTCGACCCGGAGTGGAACCCCATGCCGGAGTACAACACCGATGACCGGGCCAGCCAGTTCCGCGCGTACGGCGGAACGCCCGGCCACTGGGTTGAGTGGGCACGCCTGCTCCTGCACGTCCGCGCCGGGCTCGAAGCCCGCGGCATGGAGGTCCCGGCCTGGCTGCTGGACGACGCACGGGGCCTGTTCGACGCCGCCATCCGCGACGCCTGGGAACCGGACGGTCATCCGGGCTTTGTTTACACCGTCGACTGGGAAGGCAAGCCGGTGGTCACCACCCGCATTCGCTGGGTTCCCGCCGAGGCAATCGGGGGCGCGGCAGCACTCTACATCGCCACCGGCGACCAGAAGTACGCGGACTGGTACGAGCGAATCTGGGACCACGCCCGCGACTGGTTTATCGACTACGAGCACGGGTCCTGGAAGCAGGAACTCGACGAGAACGGCAATGTCACCTCCACCGTGTGGTCCGGCAAGGCGGACATCTATCACCTCTGGCACTGCCTGGTGGTCCCGCGACTTCCACTGGCACCAGGGCTTGCTCCAGCAGTCGCGGCCGGCCTGCTGGATGCACGGCTTGCTGCTTCCAGGTAA